A stretch of the Macaca mulatta isolate MMU2019108-1 chromosome 14, T2T-MMU8v2.0, whole genome shotgun sequence genome encodes the following:
- the MCAM gene encoding cell surface glycoprotein MUC18 isoform X1: protein MGLPRLVCAFLLAACCCCPRVAGVPGEAEQPAPELVEVEVGSTALLKCGLSQSQGNLSHVDWFSVHKEKRIPIFRVRQGQGQSEPGEYQHRLSLQDRGATLALTQVTPHDERIFLCQGKRPRSQEHRIQLRVYKAPEEPNIQVNALGIPVDSKEPEEVATCVGRNGYPIPQVIWYKNGRPLKEEKNRVHIQSSQTVESSGLYTLKSILKAQLVKEDKDAQFYCELNYRLPSGNHMKESREVTVPVFYPTEKVWLEVEPVGMLKEGDRVEIRCLADGNPPPHFSISKQNPSTREAEEETTNDNGVLVLEPAQKEHSGLYECQGLDLDTMISLPSEPQELLVNYVSDVRVSPAAPERQEGSSLTLTCKAESSQDLEFQWLREETGQVLERGPVLQLHDLKREAGGGYRCVASVPSIPGLNRTQLVNVAVFGPPWMAFKERKVWVKENMMLNLSCEASGHPRPTISWNVNGTASEQDQDPQRVLSTLNVLVTPELLETGVECTASNDLGKNTSVLFLELVNLTTLTPDSNTTTGLSTSTASPHTRANSTSTERKLPEPESQGVVIVAVIVCILVLAVLGAVLYFLYKKGKLPCGRSGKQEITLPPSRKSEFVVEVKSDKLPEEMGLLQGSSGDKRAPGDQGEKYIDLRH, encoded by the exons ATggggcttcccaggctggtctgcgcCTTCTTGCTCGCCGCCTGCTGCTGCTGTCCTCGCGTCGCGG GTGTGCCCGGAGAGGCTGAGCAGCCTGCGCCTGAGCTGGTGGAGGTGGAAGTGGGCAGCACAGCCCTTCTGAAGTGCGGCCTCTCCCAGTCCCAAGGCAACCTCAGCCATGTCGACTGGTTTTCT GTCCACAAGGAGAAGCGGATACCCATCTTCCGTGTgcgccagggccagggccagagtGAACCTGGGGAGTACCAGCACCGGCTCAGCCTCCAGGACAGAGGGGCTACTCTGGCCCTGACTCAAGTCACCCCCCACGACGAGCGCATCTTCTTGTGCCAGGGCAAGCGCCCTCGGTCCCAGGAGCACCGCATCCAACTCCGCGTCTACA AAGCTCCAGAGGAGCCAAACATCCAGGTCAACGCCCTGGGCATCCCTGTGGACAGTAAGGAGCCCGAGGAG GTCGCAACCTGTGTAGGGAGGAATGGGTACCCCATTCCTCAAGTCATCTGGTACAAGAATGGCCGGCCTCTGAAGGAGGAGAAGAACC GGGTCCACATTCAGTCGTCCCAGACTGTGGAGTCGAGTGGTTTGTACACCTTGAAGAGTATTCTGAAGGCTCAGCTGGTTAaagaagacaaagatgcccaGTTTTACTGTGAGCTCAACTATCGGCTGCCCAGTGGGAACCACATGAAGGAGTCCAGGGAAGTGACTGTCCCTGTTTTCT ACCCGACAGAAAAAGTGTGGTTGGAAGTGGAGCCCGTGGGAATGCTGAAGGAAGGGGACCGCGTGGAAATCAGGTGTTTGGCCGATGGCAACCCTCCACCGCACTTCAGCATCAGCAAGCAG AACCCCAGcaccagggaggcagaagaagAGACAACCAATGACAACGGGGTCCTGGTGCTAGAGCCTGCCCAGAAGGAACACAGTGGGCTCTATGAATGTCAGGGCCTGGACTTGGACACCATGATATCGCTGCCGAGTGAACCACAGGAACTACTGGTGAACT ATGTGTCTGACGTCCGAGTGAGTCCCGCAGCCCCTGAGAGACAGGAAGGCAGCAGCCTCACTCTGACTTGTAAGGCAGAGAGCAGCCAGGACCTCGAGTTCCAGTGGCTGAGAGAAGAG ACAGGCCAGGTGCTGGAAAGGGGGCCTGTGCTCCAGTTGCATGACCTGAAACGGGAGGCAGGAGGTGGCTACCGCTGTGTGGCCTCTGTGCCCAGCATACCCGGCCTGAACCGCACACAGCTGGTCAATGTGGCCGTTTTTG GTCCCCCTTGGATGGCATTCAAGGAGAGGAAGGTGTGGGTGAAAGAGAATATGATGTTGAATCTGTCTTGTGAAGCGTCAGGGCACCCCCGGCCCACCATCTCCTGGAACGTCAATGGCACG GCAAGTGAACAAGACCAAGATCCACAGCGAGTCCTGAGCACCCTGAATGTCCTCGTGACCCCAGAGCTGTTGGAGACAGGTGTTGAATGCACGGCCTCCAACGACCTGGGCAAAAACACCAGCGTCCTCTTCCTGGAGCTGG tCAATTTAACCACCCTCACACCAGACTCCAACACAACCACTGGCCTCAGCACTTCCACTGCCAGTCCTCATACCAGAGCCAACAGCACCTCCACAG AGAGAAAGCTGCCAGAGCCGGAGAGCCAGGGCGTGGTCATCGTGGCTGTGATTGTGTGCATCCTGGTCCTGGCAGTGCTGGGTGCTGTCCTCTATTTCCTCTATAAGAAGGGCAAGCTGCCGTGCGGGCGCTCAGGCAAGCAGGAGAT cacGCTGCCCCCGTCTCGTAAGAGTGAATTTGTAGTTGAAGTTAAGTCAGATAAGCTCCCAGAAGAGATGGGCCTCCTGCAGGGCAGCAGCGGTGACAAGAGGGCTCCAGGAGACCAG GGAGAGAAATACATCGATCTGAGGCATTAG
- the MCAM gene encoding cell surface glycoprotein MUC18 isoform X2: protein MGLPRLVCAFLLAACCCCPRVAGVPGEAEQPAPELVEVEVGSTALLKCGLSQSQGNLSHVDWFSVHKEKRIPIFRVRQGQGQSEPGEYQHRLSLQDRGATLALTQVTPHDERIFLCQGKRPRSQEHRIQLRVYKAPEEPNIQVNALGIPVDSKEPEEVATCVGRNGYPIPQVIWYKNGRPLKEEKNRVHIQSSQTVESSGLYTLKSILKAQLVKEDKDAQFYCELNYRLPSGNHMKESREVTVPVFYPTEKVWLEVEPVGMLKEGDRVEIRCLADGNPPPHFSISKQNPSTREAEEETTNDNGVLVLEPAQKEHSGLYECQGLDLDTMISLPSEPQELLVNYVSDVRVSPAAPERQEGSSLTLTCKAESSQDLEFQWLREETGQVLERGPVLQLHDLKREAGGGYRCVASVPSIPGLNRTQLVNVAVFGPPWMAFKERKVWVKENMMLNLSCEASGHPRPTISWNVNGTASEQDQDPQRVLSTLNVLVTPELLETGVECTASNDLGKNTSVLFLELVNLTTLTPDSNTTTGLSTSTASPHTRANSTSTERKLPEPESQGVVIVAVIVCILVLAVLGAVLYFLYKKGKLPCGRSGKQEMERNTSI from the exons ATggggcttcccaggctggtctgcgcCTTCTTGCTCGCCGCCTGCTGCTGCTGTCCTCGCGTCGCGG GTGTGCCCGGAGAGGCTGAGCAGCCTGCGCCTGAGCTGGTGGAGGTGGAAGTGGGCAGCACAGCCCTTCTGAAGTGCGGCCTCTCCCAGTCCCAAGGCAACCTCAGCCATGTCGACTGGTTTTCT GTCCACAAGGAGAAGCGGATACCCATCTTCCGTGTgcgccagggccagggccagagtGAACCTGGGGAGTACCAGCACCGGCTCAGCCTCCAGGACAGAGGGGCTACTCTGGCCCTGACTCAAGTCACCCCCCACGACGAGCGCATCTTCTTGTGCCAGGGCAAGCGCCCTCGGTCCCAGGAGCACCGCATCCAACTCCGCGTCTACA AAGCTCCAGAGGAGCCAAACATCCAGGTCAACGCCCTGGGCATCCCTGTGGACAGTAAGGAGCCCGAGGAG GTCGCAACCTGTGTAGGGAGGAATGGGTACCCCATTCCTCAAGTCATCTGGTACAAGAATGGCCGGCCTCTGAAGGAGGAGAAGAACC GGGTCCACATTCAGTCGTCCCAGACTGTGGAGTCGAGTGGTTTGTACACCTTGAAGAGTATTCTGAAGGCTCAGCTGGTTAaagaagacaaagatgcccaGTTTTACTGTGAGCTCAACTATCGGCTGCCCAGTGGGAACCACATGAAGGAGTCCAGGGAAGTGACTGTCCCTGTTTTCT ACCCGACAGAAAAAGTGTGGTTGGAAGTGGAGCCCGTGGGAATGCTGAAGGAAGGGGACCGCGTGGAAATCAGGTGTTTGGCCGATGGCAACCCTCCACCGCACTTCAGCATCAGCAAGCAG AACCCCAGcaccagggaggcagaagaagAGACAACCAATGACAACGGGGTCCTGGTGCTAGAGCCTGCCCAGAAGGAACACAGTGGGCTCTATGAATGTCAGGGCCTGGACTTGGACACCATGATATCGCTGCCGAGTGAACCACAGGAACTACTGGTGAACT ATGTGTCTGACGTCCGAGTGAGTCCCGCAGCCCCTGAGAGACAGGAAGGCAGCAGCCTCACTCTGACTTGTAAGGCAGAGAGCAGCCAGGACCTCGAGTTCCAGTGGCTGAGAGAAGAG ACAGGCCAGGTGCTGGAAAGGGGGCCTGTGCTCCAGTTGCATGACCTGAAACGGGAGGCAGGAGGTGGCTACCGCTGTGTGGCCTCTGTGCCCAGCATACCCGGCCTGAACCGCACACAGCTGGTCAATGTGGCCGTTTTTG GTCCCCCTTGGATGGCATTCAAGGAGAGGAAGGTGTGGGTGAAAGAGAATATGATGTTGAATCTGTCTTGTGAAGCGTCAGGGCACCCCCGGCCCACCATCTCCTGGAACGTCAATGGCACG GCAAGTGAACAAGACCAAGATCCACAGCGAGTCCTGAGCACCCTGAATGTCCTCGTGACCCCAGAGCTGTTGGAGACAGGTGTTGAATGCACGGCCTCCAACGACCTGGGCAAAAACACCAGCGTCCTCTTCCTGGAGCTGG tCAATTTAACCACCCTCACACCAGACTCCAACACAACCACTGGCCTCAGCACTTCCACTGCCAGTCCTCATACCAGAGCCAACAGCACCTCCACAG AGAGAAAGCTGCCAGAGCCGGAGAGCCAGGGCGTGGTCATCGTGGCTGTGATTGTGTGCATCCTGGTCCTGGCAGTGCTGGGTGCTGTCCTCTATTTCCTCTATAAGAAGGGCAAGCTGCCGTGCGGGCGCTCAGGCAAGCAGGAGAT GGAGAGAAATACATCGATCTGA